A portion of the Myxococcus guangdongensis genome contains these proteins:
- a CDS encoding TetR/AcrR family transcriptional regulator C-terminal domain-containing protein, which produces MKQTNKREPLSRERILGAALDIVDREGLEAISMRRLGQALGVEAMSLYNHVPNKAAILDGLFETVLAEVHSAKRAGTWQVALRERAQALRKALRTHPNTLPLFATRAAVTPGAIAHVEAVLDTLRTAGFSPDEALSALQVLMAFVVGHSLSSYAPQPEDAQSHPAYQQLSEKDFPRVHEIARVLDSHDVEKEFELGLEAMMTGLEATQARRKPARR; this is translated from the coding sequence ATGAAGCAGACGAACAAACGAGAACCCCTTTCGAGGGAGCGAATCCTGGGCGCGGCGCTCGACATCGTCGACCGCGAGGGGCTGGAGGCCATCTCCATGCGTCGGTTGGGTCAGGCGCTGGGCGTGGAGGCGATGTCGCTCTACAACCACGTGCCCAACAAGGCGGCCATCCTCGACGGGCTCTTCGAGACGGTGCTCGCCGAGGTGCACTCCGCGAAGCGCGCGGGGACCTGGCAGGTGGCGTTGAGGGAGCGGGCCCAGGCGCTGCGCAAGGCCCTGCGCACGCACCCCAACACGCTGCCGCTGTTCGCGACACGCGCCGCCGTCACGCCCGGGGCCATCGCCCACGTGGAGGCGGTGCTCGACACGCTCCGCACCGCGGGCTTCAGTCCGGACGAGGCGCTCAGCGCGCTACAGGTGTTGATGGCCTTCGTCGTGGGCCACTCGCTCTCCAGCTACGCGCCCCAGCCCGAGGACGCGCAGTCACACCCCGCCTATCAACAGCTCAGCGAGAAGGACTTCCCACGCGTCCACGAAATCGCGCGCGTGCTGGACAGTCACGACGTGGAGAAGGAGTTCGAGCTGGGCCTGGAGGCGATGATGACCGGGCTCGAGGCAACCCAGGCGCGCCGCAAGCCCGCCCGGAGATAG
- a CDS encoding 3-oxoacyl-ACP reductase, translating into MTDRLMSLAHNPFTRGLVKALGLPQPTQLARAEGGWAAQPFANRVVVVGAAPGGFAARSAQAAFTDGGARVLDGPPSDASQRVDAVLFDATGLGGPEDMRALYDFFHPLLPRLARNARVLVLAAVPDAAPSPAASAAARGVEGFVRSLGKEVGRRGVTANVAYVARGAEERLAGPVRFFCGVGSTYVSGQALHLSSGVRAPSAVPLHAALSGKVALVTGAARGIGAATAERLAQEGARVVCLDVPALGDALNQTAARVGGEALALDVTSPDAPVKLVAALREGSGGVDIVVHNAGITRDRTLAKMTPEQWQQVLTVNLAAIVAMDEALLGTGTLRDEGRLVYLSSISGVSGNFGQTNYATSKAALIGYVAALAPGLASRGICANAVAPGFIETAMVEKMPLMTREVGRRLNSLSQGGQPRDVAELVTFLSSPGAHGVTGNTVRVCGQGLIGA; encoded by the coding sequence ATGACCGACCGGCTCATGTCCCTGGCCCACAACCCGTTCACCCGTGGGCTCGTGAAGGCCCTCGGCCTGCCCCAGCCCACGCAGCTCGCGCGGGCCGAAGGGGGCTGGGCGGCGCAGCCCTTCGCGAACCGCGTGGTGGTGGTGGGCGCGGCCCCGGGTGGCTTCGCCGCGCGGAGCGCCCAGGCCGCGTTCACGGACGGTGGCGCCAGGGTGCTGGATGGTCCCCCCTCGGACGCCTCCCAGCGCGTGGACGCGGTCCTCTTCGACGCCACGGGCCTGGGCGGGCCCGAGGACATGCGCGCCCTCTATGACTTCTTCCACCCGCTGCTCCCCCGGCTCGCGCGCAACGCGCGGGTGCTGGTGCTGGCGGCGGTGCCGGACGCGGCCCCGAGCCCCGCGGCCTCCGCGGCGGCGCGCGGCGTGGAGGGCTTCGTGCGCAGCCTGGGCAAGGAGGTCGGCCGCCGCGGTGTCACCGCGAACGTCGCCTACGTGGCGCGCGGCGCGGAGGAGCGGCTGGCCGGCCCGGTGCGCTTCTTCTGCGGCGTGGGGAGCACCTATGTGTCGGGCCAGGCGCTCCACCTCTCCAGCGGCGTGCGCGCGCCCTCGGCCGTGCCGCTGCACGCGGCGTTGAGCGGCAAGGTGGCCCTGGTGACGGGCGCGGCGCGCGGCATCGGCGCGGCGACGGCGGAGCGGCTGGCCCAGGAGGGCGCGCGCGTGGTGTGCCTGGATGTGCCCGCGCTCGGGGACGCGCTGAATCAGACCGCCGCGCGCGTGGGCGGGGAGGCGCTCGCGTTGGATGTCACCTCGCCGGATGCGCCCGTGAAGCTGGTGGCCGCGCTGCGGGAAGGCTCGGGTGGGGTGGACATCGTCGTGCACAACGCGGGCATCACCCGCGACCGCACGCTCGCGAAGATGACGCCCGAGCAGTGGCAGCAGGTGCTCACCGTCAACCTCGCGGCCATCGTCGCGATGGACGAGGCGCTGCTGGGCACCGGCACGCTGCGCGACGAGGGGCGGCTGGTGTACCTGTCCTCCATCAGCGGGGTGTCGGGCAACTTCGGCCAGACGAACTACGCGACGAGCAAGGCCGCGCTCATCGGCTACGTGGCGGCGCTCGCGCCAGGGCTCGCCTCGCGGGGCATCTGCGCCAACGCCGTGGCCCCGGGCTTCATCGAGACCGCCATGGTGGAGAAGATGCCGCTGATGACGCGCGAGGTGGGGCGGCGGCTCAACTCCCTGTCCCAGGGTGGACAGCCGCGCGACGTCGCGGAGCTCGTCACCTTCCTGTCGAGCCCCGGCGCCCACGGCGTGACGGGCAACACCGTGCGCGTCTGCGGCCAGGGGCTCATCGGCGCCTGA
- a CDS encoding RibD family protein, producing the protein MKDTKRPYVICHMVPSLDGRIVTKGWKLPPRAMSEYERTAETYDADAWMIGRISMEPYAGKAKVPARKAGAPIPREDFIARRDAESYAIALDPSGKLTWKSGSIDDEHVIAILTEQVSDDYLAFLQGKGVSYLFGGKDSLDLKKVLKKLRKVFGIRKLLLEGGGKINGSFLAADLIDELSILVAPIADGGVGTPALFDVEGKRGRARHLKLVSVEKRSGDLLWLRYKPKR; encoded by the coding sequence ATGAAGGACACGAAGCGGCCGTATGTCATCTGCCACATGGTCCCGTCGCTCGACGGACGCATCGTCACCAAGGGGTGGAAGCTGCCACCCCGGGCGATGTCCGAGTACGAGCGCACGGCGGAGACCTACGACGCGGATGCGTGGATGATTGGCCGCATCTCCATGGAGCCCTACGCCGGCAAGGCGAAGGTGCCCGCGCGCAAGGCGGGCGCGCCGATTCCCCGCGAGGACTTCATCGCGCGGCGCGACGCGGAGTCCTACGCCATCGCGCTGGACCCGTCGGGGAAGCTCACCTGGAAGTCGGGCTCCATCGACGACGAGCACGTCATCGCCATCCTCACCGAGCAGGTCTCCGACGACTACCTGGCGTTCCTCCAGGGCAAGGGCGTCTCGTACCTGTTCGGAGGCAAGGACTCGCTGGACCTGAAGAAGGTGCTCAAGAAGCTCCGGAAGGTGTTCGGCATCCGCAAGCTCCTGCTGGAGGGGGGAGGGAAGATCAACGGCTCCTTCCTGGCCGCGGACCTCATCGACGAGCTGAGCATCCTGGTGGCGCCCATCGCGGACGGCGGCGTGGGCACACCCGCGCTGTTCGACGTGGAGGGGAAGCGGGGCCGCGCGCGTCACCTGAAGCTGGTCTCCGTGGAGAAGCGCTCGGGCGATCTGCTCTGGCTGCGCTACAAGCCGAAGCGCTGA
- the gap gene encoding type I glyceraldehyde-3-phosphate dehydrogenase, translating to MTRKLAINGFGRIGRCIVRAMFERGIKDLELVALNDLTDAATLAHLYNYDTVHGRATHRAEARDGKLVIQGREIRVVAEKDPGKLPWKELGVDIVLECTGLFTDKEKAVAHLAAGARKVIIGAPAKGHDATIVLGVNTQDYDAAKHHVISCGSCTTNCLAPVAKVLLDGFGLERGLMTTTHSYTNDQALLDVPHRKGDLRRARAAAQNIIPASSGAAKALSEVIPSLKGKFDGQAMRVPTMDVSLVDLTFESTRPLTKDAIHAAMKAASEGAMANILGYTEEQLVSSDYLGDARSSIFDATLTQVLGERFAKVFAWYDNEWGFSNRMIELSQLVASKL from the coding sequence ATGACCCGGAAACTCGCCATCAACGGCTTCGGCCGCATCGGCCGCTGCATCGTCCGCGCGATGTTCGAGCGCGGCATCAAGGACCTGGAGCTCGTCGCGCTCAATGATTTGACGGACGCCGCGACGCTCGCGCACCTGTACAACTACGACACCGTCCATGGCCGGGCCACGCACCGGGCCGAGGCGCGGGACGGGAAGCTGGTCATCCAGGGCCGCGAGATTCGCGTCGTCGCGGAGAAGGACCCGGGCAAGCTCCCCTGGAAGGAGCTGGGCGTGGACATCGTGCTCGAGTGCACGGGGCTGTTCACGGACAAGGAGAAGGCCGTCGCGCACCTGGCCGCCGGGGCGCGCAAGGTCATCATCGGCGCGCCGGCCAAGGGCCACGACGCGACCATCGTCCTGGGCGTGAACACGCAGGACTACGACGCGGCGAAGCACCACGTCATCTCGTGTGGCTCGTGCACGACGAACTGCCTGGCGCCGGTGGCGAAGGTGCTGCTGGACGGCTTCGGGCTCGAGCGCGGCCTGATGACGACGACGCACTCGTACACCAACGACCAGGCGCTGCTCGACGTGCCGCACCGCAAGGGGGATTTGCGCCGGGCGCGCGCCGCCGCGCAGAACATCATCCCCGCGTCCTCCGGGGCCGCCAAGGCGCTGAGCGAGGTCATCCCGTCGCTCAAGGGCAAGTTCGACGGTCAGGCGATGCGCGTGCCGACGATGGACGTCTCGCTCGTCGACCTCACCTTCGAGAGCACCCGGCCGCTCACGAAGGACGCGATTCACGCCGCGATGAAGGCCGCGAGCGAGGGGGCGATGGCGAACATCCTCGGCTACACGGAGGAGCAGCTGGTCTCCAGCGACTACCTGGGGGACGCGCGCTCCTCCATCTTCGACGCCACGCTCACCCAGGTGCTCGGCGAGCGCTTCGCCAAGGTCTTCGCCTGGTACGACAACGAGTGGGGCTTCTCGAACCGGATGATCGAGCTCTCCCAGCTCGTGGCCTCCAAGCTCTGA
- a CDS encoding MarR family winged helix-turn-helix transcriptional regulator: MSAAPGPGRDPIEFIETFAGLWRCLMALSDEAYADEKLFSAQARFLRYIGQHRGISQVELARAMDMAPTLTGRLLRTLIQRGLVKRARSDEDRREYLLGLGASGQRMRRKVEQARGRFAARVVGVLDARDLQDFDRIARKLFAAFGERPLPPSCKET, encoded by the coding sequence ATGTCGGCTGCTCCCGGCCCTGGCCGTGACCCCATCGAGTTCATCGAGACCTTCGCCGGCCTGTGGCGCTGCCTGATGGCGCTGTCGGACGAGGCCTACGCGGACGAGAAGCTCTTCAGCGCCCAGGCGCGGTTCCTCCGGTACATCGGTCAGCACCGGGGGATTTCGCAGGTGGAGCTCGCGCGGGCCATGGACATGGCCCCGACCTTGACGGGACGCCTGCTGCGCACGCTCATCCAGCGGGGGCTGGTGAAGCGGGCGCGCAGCGACGAGGACCGCCGCGAGTACCTGCTCGGGCTGGGCGCGAGCGGCCAGCGCATGCGCCGGAAGGTCGAACAGGCGCGCGGGCGCTTCGCGGCGCGCGTCGTCGGGGTGCTCGACGCGCGCGACCTCCAGGACTTCGACCGCATCGCCCGGAAGCTCTTCGCCGCGTTCGGTGAACGCCCTCTTCCCCCATCCTGCAAGGAGACCTGA
- a CDS encoding DUF2147 domain-containing protein: MKATRWFGLTSLCLMMASNALAQDAAPAAAPAAEAPAPAAKAPAAAPATGPTGRWTTIDDETKKPKSVIVITEQDGKLFGKIEKVFREPTEDQNPLCDKCQGSLKDQPIIGMTILQNLKKDDDEWTGGTILDPANGKTYKCKVAVEDGGKKLKVRGYIGMSLLGRTQHWVRATE, from the coding sequence ATGAAAGCAACCCGGTGGTTCGGACTCACTTCCCTGTGTCTGATGATGGCCTCGAACGCCCTGGCCCAGGACGCGGCTCCCGCCGCGGCCCCCGCCGCCGAGGCTCCCGCGCCCGCCGCGAAGGCCCCCGCCGCCGCCCCGGCGACCGGTCCCACGGGCCGGTGGACGACCATCGATGACGAGACGAAGAAGCCCAAGTCCGTCATCGTCATCACCGAGCAGGACGGCAAGCTGTTCGGCAAGATCGAGAAGGTCTTCCGCGAGCCGACCGAGGACCAGAACCCCCTCTGTGACAAGTGCCAGGGTTCGCTCAAGGACCAGCCCATCATCGGGATGACCATCCTCCAGAACCTGAAGAAGGACGACGACGAGTGGACGGGCGGCACCATCCTCGACCCGGCCAACGGCAAGACCTACAAGTGCAAGGTCGCCGTCGAGGACGGTGGCAAGAAGCTGAAGGTGCGCGGCTACATCGGCATGTCCCTCCTGGGCCGCACCCAGCACTGGGTCCGCGCCACGGAGTAG
- a CDS encoding LuxR C-terminal-related transcriptional regulator, which yields MHFTSKELELRERIITALHSSLSLPLVLEATRAPLLELTPADHMGLCVMTPGPPLDYQWLVPGHRLTLLDEYPKWADSDFVRAPIFARPNVVLRDTQMLARRELEESALYRRSQELDLRLEHVMAVLLPAREDFLGAFTLYRDRRMEFSEHDAALLTSLTPHLANAIRNCRDMQTARSGARLLEELYNRPDAGFLVVLPPSRELLRSERARVLLDKWFTPSDLHASGIPGVLLERLHALTRMHPDERLKHNPLVSLRGETYFVVRFIELPQAEGPAQWALSMNEVPMSIPLPQNMRQQLTTRQVDIAQGILRNWSNEQIAEHLGLSEDTVKTHVRDIFGRLKVDNRADFIYQASHLNRPI from the coding sequence ATGCACTTCACGTCGAAGGAACTCGAACTGAGGGAGAGAATCATCACCGCGCTCCACAGCTCCCTGTCGCTCCCGCTGGTCCTGGAGGCGACGCGGGCCCCGCTGCTCGAGCTCACCCCCGCGGACCACATGGGCCTGTGTGTGATGACGCCGGGGCCGCCCCTCGACTACCAGTGGCTGGTCCCCGGCCACCGGCTGACGCTGCTGGACGAGTACCCCAAGTGGGCCGACTCGGACTTCGTGCGCGCGCCCATCTTCGCGCGGCCCAACGTGGTGCTCCGGGACACGCAGATGCTGGCGCGCAGGGAGCTGGAGGAGAGCGCGCTGTACCGGCGCAGCCAGGAGCTGGACCTGCGGCTGGAGCACGTCATGGCCGTGCTGCTGCCCGCCCGGGAGGACTTCCTGGGCGCCTTCACCCTGTACCGGGACCGCCGGATGGAGTTCTCCGAGCACGACGCCGCGCTCCTGACCAGCCTCACGCCCCACCTGGCCAACGCGATTCGCAACTGCCGCGACATGCAGACGGCCAGGAGCGGCGCGAGGCTCCTGGAGGAGCTCTACAACCGGCCGGACGCGGGCTTCCTGGTGGTGCTCCCGCCGAGCCGCGAGCTGCTGCGCTCGGAGCGCGCCAGGGTGCTGCTGGACAAGTGGTTCACCCCGTCCGACCTCCACGCGTCAGGCATCCCGGGCGTGCTGCTCGAGCGTCTGCACGCCCTGACGCGCATGCACCCGGATGAGCGGCTCAAGCACAACCCGCTCGTGTCGCTGCGCGGCGAGACGTACTTCGTCGTCCGCTTCATCGAACTCCCCCAGGCCGAAGGCCCCGCCCAGTGGGCCCTGTCCATGAACGAGGTCCCCATGTCGATTCCCCTCCCGCAGAACATGCGCCAGCAGCTCACGACCCGGCAGGTCGACATCGCCCAGGGCATCCTGCGCAACTGGTCCAACGAGCAGATCGCCGAGCACCTCGGGCTGTCCGAGGACACGGTGAAGACGCACGTGCGCGACATCTTCGGCCGGCTGAAGGTCGACAACCGCGCGGACTTCATCTACCAGGCCTCGCACCTCAACCGGCCCATCTGA
- a CDS encoding DUF3892 domain-containing protein, whose amino-acid sequence MRYITQIRLEGGTLHEHITRLRWVEATQAGECSRADLVLWVQKGGDARVRNRPMDVKVEVVDATPPYLRTKANGISTDNLLTLPRF is encoded by the coding sequence ATGCGCTACATCACCCAGATACGACTCGAGGGAGGCACGCTCCACGAGCACATCACCCGGCTGCGCTGGGTCGAGGCGACCCAGGCGGGAGAGTGCAGCCGCGCGGACCTGGTGCTGTGGGTCCAGAAGGGCGGGGACGCGCGCGTGCGCAACAGGCCCATGGACGTGAAGGTGGAGGTCGTCGACGCGACGCCTCCGTACCTGCGCACGAAGGCGAACGGCATCTCCACCGACAACCTGCTCACGCTCCCGCGCTTCTAG
- a CDS encoding iron-containing redox enzyme family protein, which yields MDGRMWLGEETHVQTQTQVPMGWVELLDQEARALVAVLDAHPDARRLFDGTLDEAGYIHYLVQTYHYARWSTPMLGDAGRRLRRLGTHPWLAELLLQKADEERGHEKWLLSDLRNLGVGAERVERAVKTPAVEAYNGWNFFTSRSGVPTAVLGTAYVLEYLSQTRASGAVERLLAVDAIPRIRESVTFLRSHGALDEGHVAEMNTVLRELTDPEEQAAVVLSARTTRTLYPGIFREG from the coding sequence ATGGACGGCCGGATGTGGCTCGGAGAGGAGACGCACGTGCAGACGCAGACGCAGGTCCCGATGGGGTGGGTGGAGCTCTTGGACCAGGAGGCGAGGGCGCTGGTGGCGGTGTTGGACGCGCACCCGGACGCGCGTCGGCTCTTCGACGGCACCCTGGACGAGGCGGGCTACATCCACTACCTCGTCCAGACGTACCACTACGCGCGCTGGAGCACGCCCATGCTGGGCGACGCCGGGCGCCGGCTGCGGCGGCTGGGCACGCACCCGTGGCTGGCGGAGCTGCTGTTGCAGAAGGCGGACGAGGAGCGCGGGCACGAGAAGTGGCTCCTGTCGGACCTGCGCAACCTGGGCGTCGGGGCGGAGCGCGTCGAGCGCGCGGTGAAGACGCCCGCCGTGGAGGCGTACAACGGCTGGAACTTCTTCACGTCCCGCTCAGGCGTGCCGACGGCGGTGCTGGGCACGGCGTACGTGCTGGAGTACCTCTCCCAGACGCGCGCGAGCGGCGCGGTGGAGCGCCTCCTCGCGGTGGACGCCATCCCCCGCATCCGTGAGTCGGTGACGTTCCTGCGCAGCCACGGCGCGCTGGATGAGGGCCACGTGGCGGAGATGAACACGGTGCTGCGCGAACTGACGGACCCCGAGGAGCAGGCCGCGGTGGTCCTCTCCGCGCGCACCACGCGCACCCTCTACCCGGGCATCTTCCGCGAGGGCTGA
- a CDS encoding AMP-binding protein translates to MGQTPEAVYKHISRVSLGDVIRRSALRWPERTALIDGELELSYAELDRRANAFAHHLLGQGLAPGARVAMLCGNSAQMVTAFFGIYKAGLVWVPINTGLSVEAIGYILEHAEVSRVVIDLELLAKPDLRAMLEARGLGLIVCVPEGQASPGGNTVTFLDTLKGQHGTPPAVDIESTQLAQIMYTSGTTGQQKGVMHSHASIHSALSGNLFELELRPSDVTLCVLPMFHCAQHAVSVSFLMAGATVIVRRVFEPGAMLATIERRGVTFLLGLPIMYGAMLAHPARPTTKLSSLRMCLYVMAPMARTMLVELLEKFCPGGFALASGQTEMYPATTMFKAEQQLKRFGSYWGDSVVTNETAIMDDEGRLLGRGEVGEIVHRGPNVMLGYYKDPEATERARAFGWHHTGDLGMFDADGQLLFVDRKKDMIKTGGENVPSIKVEEVLLRHPAVLQVAVVGLPHARWAEAVTGFVVLKPGASATAPDIITHCRQHLGGFEVPKSVVLLEAMPQTSTGKAQKFVLRQQYEQHYQDGAV, encoded by the coding sequence ATGGGACAGACCCCGGAAGCCGTCTACAAGCACATCAGCCGCGTCTCGCTGGGAGACGTCATCCGCCGCTCGGCGCTGCGTTGGCCGGAGCGCACGGCGCTCATCGACGGTGAGCTGGAGCTCTCCTACGCGGAGCTGGACCGGCGGGCCAACGCGTTCGCCCACCACCTGCTCGGACAGGGGCTCGCGCCGGGCGCGCGCGTGGCCATGCTCTGCGGCAACTCCGCGCAGATGGTCACCGCCTTCTTCGGCATCTACAAGGCGGGCCTGGTCTGGGTGCCCATCAACACGGGCCTCTCGGTGGAGGCCATCGGCTACATCCTCGAGCACGCCGAGGTGTCGCGGGTGGTCATCGACCTGGAGCTGCTCGCGAAGCCGGACCTGCGCGCGATGCTGGAGGCGCGGGGCCTGGGCCTCATCGTCTGTGTCCCCGAGGGACAGGCCTCGCCCGGAGGCAACACCGTCACCTTCCTGGACACGCTGAAGGGCCAGCACGGCACGCCGCCAGCGGTGGACATCGAGAGCACGCAGCTGGCGCAGATCATGTACACCAGCGGCACCACCGGCCAGCAGAAGGGCGTGATGCACTCGCACGCGTCCATCCACTCGGCGCTCAGCGGAAACCTGTTCGAGCTGGAGCTGCGTCCCAGCGACGTGACGTTGTGCGTGCTGCCGATGTTCCACTGCGCGCAGCACGCCGTCTCCGTGTCGTTCCTCATGGCGGGCGCCACCGTCATCGTGCGGCGCGTGTTCGAGCCCGGCGCGATGCTCGCCACCATCGAGCGGCGCGGCGTCACCTTCCTGTTGGGCCTGCCCATCATGTACGGCGCCATGCTGGCGCACCCGGCGCGTCCCACGACGAAGCTGTCCAGCCTGCGCATGTGTCTGTACGTCATGGCGCCCATGGCGCGCACGATGCTCGTGGAGCTGCTGGAGAAGTTCTGTCCGGGCGGGTTCGCGCTCGCGTCGGGGCAGACGGAGATGTACCCGGCCACCACCATGTTCAAGGCCGAGCAGCAGCTCAAGCGGTTCGGCTCGTACTGGGGCGACTCGGTGGTGACGAACGAGACGGCCATCATGGATGACGAGGGCCGGCTGCTGGGCCGCGGCGAGGTGGGCGAAATCGTCCACCGCGGGCCGAACGTGATGCTCGGCTACTACAAGGACCCGGAGGCCACCGAGCGCGCGCGGGCGTTCGGCTGGCACCACACCGGGGACCTCGGCATGTTCGACGCCGACGGCCAGCTGCTCTTCGTGGACCGCAAGAAGGACATGATCAAGACGGGTGGGGAGAACGTCCCGTCCATCAAGGTGGAGGAGGTGCTCCTGCGCCACCCCGCCGTCCTTCAGGTGGCCGTGGTGGGCCTGCCGCACGCGCGCTGGGCGGAGGCCGTCACCGGCTTCGTCGTGCTCAAGCCCGGCGCCTCCGCCACGGCGCCGGACATCATCACCCACTGCCGTCAGCACCTCGGAGGCTTCGAGGTGCCCAAGTCCGTCGTCCTGCTGGAGGCCATGCCGCAGACGTCCACCGGCAAGGCCCAGAAGTTCGTGCTCCGTCAGCAGTACGAACAGCACTACCAGGACGGCGCGGTGTAG
- a CDS encoding acyl-CoA dehydrogenase family protein, translating to MHETQEHRAIRQTVRKFVEQELNPHVDAWEDAELFPAREVFKKLGELGLLGITKPTEFGGLGLDASFSVAFAEELGHCTCGALPMAIGVVTDMATPALARFGSDELRREFLAPTLAGERVCSIAVSEAGAGSDVASVTTTARRDGDDYVIDGGKMWITNGMQADWVCLLANTGDGPAHANKSLIIVPMDRPGITRAKIRKLGMWASDTAQLFFDGVRVPVRNRIGDEGRGFAMQMQQFQEERLFVSASTLVTFDRLIAQTAEYARERKAFGQSILDNQSVHFRLAELQTEVEALRALIYRTVALYIENKDDPQVVKLASMCKLKSGRLARELVDGCLQYWGGMGFTWDNPLARAHRDLRLGSIGGGADEVMLGIISKAMGTLPRKSRG from the coding sequence ATGCACGAGACCCAGGAACACCGCGCCATCCGTCAGACGGTCCGCAAGTTCGTCGAGCAGGAGCTCAACCCGCACGTGGACGCGTGGGAGGACGCGGAGCTCTTCCCGGCGCGGGAGGTGTTCAAGAAGCTCGGGGAGCTGGGGCTGCTCGGCATCACCAAGCCCACGGAGTTCGGCGGGCTGGGGCTGGACGCCTCGTTCTCGGTCGCCTTCGCGGAGGAGCTGGGCCACTGCACCTGCGGCGCGCTGCCCATGGCCATCGGCGTCGTCACCGACATGGCCACGCCCGCGCTCGCCCGCTTCGGCAGTGACGAGCTGCGGCGGGAGTTCCTCGCGCCCACGCTCGCCGGGGAGCGCGTGTGCTCCATCGCGGTGAGCGAGGCCGGCGCCGGCTCCGACGTGGCGAGCGTGACGACCACCGCGCGCCGCGACGGCGACGACTACGTCATCGACGGCGGCAAGATGTGGATTACCAACGGCATGCAGGCGGACTGGGTCTGCCTGCTCGCCAACACGGGGGACGGCCCGGCGCACGCGAACAAGTCGCTCATCATCGTCCCCATGGACCGGCCCGGCATCACCCGCGCGAAGATTCGCAAGCTGGGCATGTGGGCGTCCGACACCGCGCAGCTCTTCTTCGACGGCGTGCGCGTGCCGGTGAGAAACCGCATCGGCGACGAGGGCCGCGGCTTCGCGATGCAGATGCAGCAGTTCCAGGAGGAGCGCCTCTTCGTGTCGGCGAGCACCCTGGTGACGTTCGACCGGCTCATCGCCCAGACGGCCGAGTACGCGCGGGAGCGCAAGGCCTTCGGCCAGTCCATCCTCGACAACCAGTCCGTGCACTTCCGGCTCGCGGAGCTGCAGACGGAGGTGGAGGCGCTGCGCGCGCTCATCTACCGCACCGTCGCCCTGTACATCGAGAACAAGGACGACCCGCAGGTGGTGAAGCTCGCCTCCATGTGCAAGCTCAAGTCGGGGCGGCTCGCCCGGGAGCTGGTCGACGGCTGTCTGCAGTACTGGGGCGGCATGGGCTTCACCTGGGACAACCCGCTGGCGCGCGCGCACCGCGACTTGCGCCTGGGGTCCATCGGCGGCGGCGCCGACGAGGTGATGCTCGGCATCATCAGCAAGGCCATGGGCACCCTGCCTCGCAAGTCGCGGGGCTGA